CGCGAGGCCGCCCGCCCAGTTGGTCGCACCGATGCTCGGCACGCCGTTGCCCGGCAGGTCGATCGGGTCGATCACGACGAGCGCCACCCCGGCCCGTTCGGCCTGGGCGCGCTGGGCGTCGGTGACCGAGGTGGTGACGAGGATGACGCCGTCGCTGTGGTGCAGGACCGGCAGTGCGGCCCAGCTCGACGGCGTGGCCTCGCCCGGCGGGACGAGCGACACGACGGTGCCGACGCTCCGCTGGGCGCACTCGGCCTCGACGCCGCGCAGTATCTCCACCGCCCACGCGCTGTCCAGACCGCCGATGACCAGGTCGACGAGGCCCGACCTGCGGGCCCTGCCCTGGCGGCCCGGGGGGAGGTAGTTGTGGGACCGCAGCAGACCCTCGATCCTTTCGCGTGTCGAGGGTGCGACATCGGAGCGGCCGTTGATCACCTTGGACACGGTGGCCTGCGAGACCCCCGCCTCCGCCGCGATGACGGCCAGGGTCGGACGCTGCTCGCTCAACTTCTCTCCTCTGCGCGGACGCCTTCGGATGGCGACGGGTATCGCAAACTTTCGAAGAGTTTCGACGCGGCGGGACGGCTTGTCAAGCCTGCCAACAGGCGCTGCTCTCAGATTAATTGGGCGCAGGTCTTGACCGGGCAGCTTCGCGTTCCTAGTTTATGGCAGCGCAGAATTCGAGAGTATTTCGAAAGTTTTTCGGACACGAAACGGCATTCTCCACCCCGGAGGTCCCATGGCCAGCACCCTCCCGAGCCGACGTAGCTTCCTGGCGCTCTCGGGCTTGACCGCACTGTCCGTCTCCATGGCCGCGGCCTGCGGCGTCGACGACTCCGGCGGCAAGCCGTCGGCCGACGGCACGGTGTCGTTCGAGTGGTGGAACATCGCCACGACAGAACCGGGCAAGTCCCTCTTCCCGCAGATCTCCTCGGCGTTCACGTCCGCCCACCCGAAGATCACGATCAAGACGACCTCGTTGGAGAACGAGGCGTTCAAGTCCAAGCTGACCGCCTCCACTTCCTCGGGCAAGCTCCCCGATGTCTTCCAGACCTGGGGCGGCGGTGTGCTGCAGCAGCAGGTCGACGCGGGGCTCGTCGAGGACCTCACCGACGCGTTCGCCTGGTCGTCCGACCTCATCCCGGTCTCGCTGCAGGCCTATCAGTTCGGGGGCCGGACCTACGGGGTGCCCTACGACGTCGGCATGGTCGGCTTCTGGTACAACAAGAAGCTCTTCGCCAAGGCCGGGATCACCGCTCCGCCGGCCACCTGGGCCGAGTTCCTCGAAGACGTCAGGAAGCTCAAGGCGGCGGGCATCACCCCGATCGCCCTCGCCGGCAAGGAGAAGTGGCCGGGCCACTACTACTGGGCCTACCTCGCGATGCGCGTCGCAGGCCTCCCCGCGCTGCAGCGGGCAGCGACCACCAAGGACTTCACCGGGGCCGGCTTCGTCCAGGCCGGCACCCACCTCAAGGAGCTGGTGGACCTCCAGCCGTTCCAGACGGCCTTCCTCGGCGCCGGCTACGCCACCCCCGGCGGCCAGGCCGCGACCATGGGCAACGGCAAGGCCGCCATGGAGCTGATGGGGCAGTGGGGACCGTCGGTGCAGAAGGACGCGGGCGCCGACCTCGGAGCGGACCTGGGCTTCTTCCCCTTCCCGACGGTCGACGGCGGTGCCGGCCGGATCACCGAGGTGTTCGGCGGTGGTGGCGGCTTCGCGCTGCGCAAGGGCGCCCCGAAGGAGGCGATGGACTTCCTGAAGTTCCTCGTCCTGGACAACGAGTCCAAGCTGCTGGCCTCCAACGGCTACCTGCCGGTGGTCAAGGGCGCCGAGAGCCGGCTCACCGACGCCAACAAGAAGGTGGTGGCCGACAGCCTGGTCAAGGCGACGGGCTTCCAGCTCTTCCTCGACCAGGCCTACCCGCCGGCGGTCGGCCAGGAGGTCAACGACAGCGTCGCCGACCTCATCGCGGGCAAGAAGACGCCCGAGCAGGTCACCCGGTCGATCACCGAGGCTGCGAAGGGTGCCTAGCTCCGTGTCCACCCTGACCGAGGAACGGACGGAGGACGTCGTGCCGGTGCGCCCGCCCGCCCCGGCCCGGTCGCTCCTGCGCGGGTGGGGAAGCTGGGCGTCGGTCGCCTGGTTCCTCGTCCCGGCTCTGGTCCTCTTCCTCGTCTTCGTCCTCGCTCCGATCGTCGTCGCCGTCTGGACCGGCTTCTTCAAGTGGGGCGGAGTCGGCCCCATGGACGACTTCGTAGGCTTCGAGAACTACGCCCGGCTGTTCGGCGATCCGGTCTTCCTCGGCGATCTGGGGCGCGGTCTGTACCTGATCGTCCTGTCGATCACGGTGCAGTTGCCGTTCGCGCTGTTCACGGCGGTCCTGCTGAACCAGAGGCTGCGCGGCCGGGCCGTGTACCGGATGCTGTTCTTCGCGCCGTACATCCTGTCCGAGGTCGTCACGGCGGTCCTCTTCACGATGATCTTCCTGCCCGGGGACGGCATGGCCGACCACCTCGTCGGCGCCCTCGGCCTGGACGGGCTGAAGGGGACGTGGCTCGCCGACCCCTCGACCGTCATGCCGACCCTGTTCGTGGTCATGGTCTGGAAGTACTTCGGTTTCCACATGATGCTCTACCTCGCCGGACTGCAGAGCATCCCGGCCGAGATCATCGAGGCGGCCACCATCGACGGCGCCGGCGCCTGGCAGCGCTTCCGGTACGTGACGCTGCCGCTGCTCGGCCCGACGATCCGGATCAGCGTCTTCCTGTCGATCATCGGGTCCATCCAGCTCTTCGACCTCGTCTGGGTCATGACCGCGGGCGGGCCCAACCACTCCTCCGAGACCATGGCGATCTCGATGTTCCAGTTCGGGTTCAAGCGGTACCAGGTCGGCTACGCCAGTGCGATCAGTGTGGTGATGTTCATGATCAGTCTGGTCTTCTCCCTCTTCTACCAGCGTCATGTGCTCCGCCGTGACCTGAGCGGGGCCGTCACCTCGGGAGGCGACCGATGAACGCCCGCAGGACGGCACGCGGTCTGTCGCTGCACGCGGTGGTCTGGCTGATCGGCGCGTTCGTCGTCGTACCGCTGGTCTACGCGGTGATCTCCGGGTTCAAGAGCACCGGCGAGCTGACGTCCAACCCGTTCGGGCTGCCGGAGCACTGGAGGACCGGCAACTACACCGGCATTCTCGGCGACGGGATGTTCTGGCGGCAGATCGCCAACAGCGCGGGCATGGCCATCGGTACGACATGCTGCACCGTGGCGGCCTCCGCGATGGCGGCGTTCGTGCTGGCCCGCTACGCGTTCCGGGGCAGGGAGCTGTTCTACACGCTGTTCACGATCGGGCTGATGTTCCCGTTCGCGGTGGCCGTCCTGCCGCTGTTCCTGCTGCTGCGCACCTTCGACCTGCTCGACAACCCGCTCGGAGTGATCCTCCCGCAGGCAGCCTTCGGGCTCCCCATGACGATCATCATCCTGCGCGGTTTCTTCCGGACCATCCCGGCGGAGGTCGAGGAAGCGGCCGTCGTGGACGGCTGCGGCAAGCTCCGCTTCTTCTGGAAGATCCTGCTCCCCATGGCGCGTCCGGCGCTCGGCACGGTCTCGGTGCTCGCGATCGTCGCGAGCTGGAACAACTTCTTCCTGCCGCTGCTGGTGTTCAACGACCCGACATGGCAGACGATCCCGGTCGGCGTCCAGCAGTTCCAGGGCCAGTATTCGACCGACTACGCGCGCGTCCTCGCCTACATCGTCCTCGCCATGGTCCCTGCCCTCGCCTTCTACGCCGTCGCCGAACGGCAGTTGATCGGCGGCCTGACCGCCGGCGCCACCAAGGGCTGACCCGTTCCGTGTGACCTCCACCCCCGAGGAGACGTTGTGAAACGCCTGACCGCACTGGCAGCAGCACTGATGTTCGCGTTGTCATCCCAGGCCGCGGCCGCCCCCGCGCGCTCCGGCATCGACTTCCGCGCCGAACTCCAGCCCATCGACGGATTCGGCTTCTCGATGGCCTTCCAGCGGGCCGACCTGCTGCACGGCGCGCGCGGACTCAGCCCGGCCAAGCAGCGCGAGGTGCTCGACCTGCTGCTCAGCAAGGACAAAGGCGCGGGCCTGTCGATCCTGCGCCTGGGCATCGGATCGTCGACCGACAGGGTCTACGACCACATGCCGACGATCCTGCCGGCCGATCCCGGCGGGCCGGACGCCGCGCCGACATACGTCTGGGACGGCTGGGACGGCGGCCAGGTATGGCTCGCCAAGGAGGCCAAGGCCTACGGGGTGAAACGATTCTTCGCCGATGCCTGGAGTGCCCCGGCCTTCATGAAGACCAACGGCAGCGAGAACGACGGCGGCGAGCTGCTGCCCGAATGGCGCCAGGCCTACGCGAACTACCTCGTCCAGTACGCGAAGTTCTACCAGCGGGAGGGCATCGGGATCACCGACCTGGGATTCACCAACGAACCCGACTGGACGGCGACCTACGCCTCGATGCGGTTCACCCCGCAGCAGGCCGTCGAGTTCCTCAAGGTGCTCGGGCCGACCCTTCGCGTGTCCGGACTGAAGACCGAGCCGGTCTGCTGCGACGCCGCCGGCTGGGACCGGCAGGCCGCCTACACCGAGGCCATCGAGGCGGACCCGGAGGCCGACAGGCTCGTACGGACCGTCACCGGCCATCGCTACAGCGGTCCGACCGACGTCCCGCAGCCGACGGACCAGCACGTCTGGATGTCGGAATGGTCGCCGGACGGCTCCACCTGGAACGAGAACTGGGACGACGGCAGTGGCTACGACGGCCTCACCGTCGCCGCCGACATCCAGAACACCCTGACCGTCGGCAACGCCAACGCCTACGTCTACTGGACCGGCGCGTCCCTCGGCGCGACCCGCGGTCTCATCCAGCTCGCCAACCCCGGTGACGGCTACCGGGTGTCCAAACGGTACTGGGCACTGGCCGCGTTCAGCCGGTTCATCCGCCCCGGCGCCGTCCGCGTCCCCGTCACGAACACCGACCCGGCCCTGAAGATCACGGCCTTCCGCAACGCCGACGGCAGCCGCGTGATCGAGATCCTCAACACCTCGACCACCCAAAGCACCGCCGAGTTCTCCCTTCGCGGCGGTCACGACCGGCACCCCGACGGCTTCGTCACCGACGAGACCCGCTCGATCACCCCGTCCGACATCGTCTCCACGCACGGCACGACCCTCACAGCGAAGCTCGCCCCGCGCGCGCTCACCACCGTCGTCCTCGACTGATCCGCCCAGCACCCGAGGAGTGTGTCCGCCATGCCCATGTCCCGGAATCTCGCGGCCCTGGCCGCCGCCGTCTGCCTCGCGGCCGGACTGGCCGCCGCGCCCGCAGCCGCCGAGCCCCACCCCAGGACGCTCGGCGATCTGGCCGAGCAGCACCACAAGTACTTCGGCTCCGCCACCGACAACCCCGAGTTCACCGACGCCGCCTATCTGAAGCTCCTCGGCAGCGAATTCGGGCAGACCACCCCCGGCAACGCCATGAAGTGGTACGCCACCGAGCCCCAGCGCGGCGTCTTCGACTTCACCGCCGGCGACGAGGTGGTGGCCTTCGCCAAGGCCCACCACCAGAAGGTCCGCGGCCACACCCTCGTCTGGCACAACCAGCTCCCCGCCTGGCTCACCGAGGGCACCTGGACCGCCGACGAGCTGCGCGCCGTCCTCAAGAAGCACATACAGACGGAGGTCCGGCACTACAAGGGCCAGGTGATCCACTGGGACGTCGTCAACGAGGCCTTCAACGAGGACGGCACCTACCGCGAGACGCTCTTCTACAAGACGCTCGGCCCGGGCTACATCGCCGACGCCCTGCGCTGGGCCCACGAGGCCGACCGGCACGCCAAGCTGTACCTCAACGACTACAACGTCGACGGGATCGGCCCCAAGAGCGACGCCTACCACACCCTGATCAAGCAGCTGAAGGCCGACGGCGTCCCGGTGGAGGGCTTCGGCATCCAGGGCCATCTGGCGCTCCAGTACGGCTTCCCCGCCGACGTCCGGCAGAACCTCCAGCGCTTCGCCGACCTCGGGGTCGAGGTCGCGATCACCGAGCTCGACATCCGGATGACCCTCCCCGCGACCCCGGAGAAGCTCGCCACCCAGGCCACCTGGTACGCCGACTACGTCAAGGCCTGCCTGGCGGTGAAGAAGTGCGTCGGCGTCACCATCTGGGACTACACGGACAAGTACTCGTGGATCCCCTCCGTCTTTCCCGGCGAGGGCGCGGCGCTGCCCTACGACGAGAACCTGCTCCCCAAGCCCGCCTATCACGCGATCAAGGAGGTGCTGGGCGGATGATCAGGACGGCGATCGTCGGAACGGGCGGGATCGCGGGCGTGTGCCACGTCCCCGCCCTCCGGGCGCAGGCGCACCGGGCCGTGATCGTGGCAGCCGTCGACGTGGACGCCGCGCGCGCCGAGGCGTTCGCGGCCGAACACGGCATTCCCGCGGTCTACACCGACCTGCGCACGATGCTCCGGGAGCAGAGGCCTGACCTCGTGCACCTGTGCACGCCGCCGTTCCTGCACGCCGAACAGGCCGTGGCCTGCCTGGAGTCGGGGGCCTGGGTGTGGTGCGAGAAGCCGGTGGCACTGTCGATGGCCGAACTCGACCGGATCCACGCCGCCGAGGGGCCCGCCGCCGCGGGCGCGGTGTTCCAGCACAGGTACGGCTCGGGGGCCCGCTACCTGCGCGACCGGATCGCGGCCGGAGCGCTGGGCCGTCCGCTGGTCGCGCAGTGCGTCACGGCCTGGTACCGCGACGACGCGTACTACGAGGTGCCCTGGCGCGGTACGTGGGAGAGCGAGGGCGGTGGCCCGACGCTGGGCCACGGCATCCACCAGATGGACCTGATGCTCGCGGTGCTCGGCGCATGGGCCGAGGTCCGCGCGATGGCCGGCCGGCTCGAGCGTGATGTCCAGACGGAGGACGTGTCCACGGCACTGGTCCGGTTCGAGAACGGAGCCATCGCGACGATCGTCAACAGCGTCCTTTCGCCACGCGAGGAGAGCTACCTGCGATTCGACCTCACCGACGCCACGGTCGAGCTGCGGCATCTGTACGGCTACTCCAACGCGGACTGGACGTTCACCACCCGGTCGGCCGATGTGAAGTGGGAGCCGCCGCACGACCTGCCCAGCTCGCACACCGCCCAGCTCGCGGAGTTCCTGGACGGCTACGAGGCGGGGATCCGGCCCGACCTCGGCAGATCCACGATGGAGCTGGTCACCGCCCTGTACAAGGCAGCGATCACGGGCCTGCCGGTCCGGCGCGGGGAGATCGAGCCGGCCGACCCGTTCTACGGCTCGCTCAACGGAGGGCGCCCGGAGGTGTTCCGATGACGTTCGAACTTCTCGAGAACGAGGACTCGCTGAGCGTCCGAGCCCGCGGCGTCGACCTCTTCCGGTATGTGCACCGGCCCGTCATGGACCCCTTCGAGGCGCCGAAGCCCTACCTGCATCCGGTGCGCACGCTCGCCGGCGACGTGGTCACCGGGTACCGGCCGCACGACCACCGCTGGCACAAGGGCGTCCAGATCACGGCGTCGTGGGTGTCGGGGCAGAA
This is a stretch of genomic DNA from Streptomyces sp. R44. It encodes these proteins:
- a CDS encoding Gfo/Idh/MocA family protein — encoded protein: MIRTAIVGTGGIAGVCHVPALRAQAHRAVIVAAVDVDAARAEAFAAEHGIPAVYTDLRTMLREQRPDLVHLCTPPFLHAEQAVACLESGAWVWCEKPVALSMAELDRIHAAEGPAAAGAVFQHRYGSGARYLRDRIAAGALGRPLVAQCVTAWYRDDAYYEVPWRGTWESEGGGPTLGHGIHQMDLMLAVLGAWAEVRAMAGRLERDVQTEDVSTALVRFENGAIATIVNSVLSPREESYLRFDLTDATVELRHLYGYSNADWTFTTRSADVKWEPPHDLPSSHTAQLAEFLDGYEAGIRPDLGRSTMELVTALYKAAITGLPVRRGEIEPADPFYGSLNGGRPEVFR
- a CDS encoding carbohydrate ABC transporter permease, with protein sequence MNARRTARGLSLHAVVWLIGAFVVVPLVYAVISGFKSTGELTSNPFGLPEHWRTGNYTGILGDGMFWRQIANSAGMAIGTTCCTVAASAMAAFVLARYAFRGRELFYTLFTIGLMFPFAVAVLPLFLLLRTFDLLDNPLGVILPQAAFGLPMTIIILRGFFRTIPAEVEEAAVVDGCGKLRFFWKILLPMARPALGTVSVLAIVASWNNFFLPLLVFNDPTWQTIPVGVQQFQGQYSTDYARVLAYIVLAMVPALAFYAVAERQLIGGLTAGATKG
- a CDS encoding carbohydrate ABC transporter permease, producing the protein MSTLTEERTEDVVPVRPPAPARSLLRGWGSWASVAWFLVPALVLFLVFVLAPIVVAVWTGFFKWGGVGPMDDFVGFENYARLFGDPVFLGDLGRGLYLIVLSITVQLPFALFTAVLLNQRLRGRAVYRMLFFAPYILSEVVTAVLFTMIFLPGDGMADHLVGALGLDGLKGTWLADPSTVMPTLFVVMVWKYFGFHMMLYLAGLQSIPAEIIEAATIDGAGAWQRFRYVTLPLLGPTIRISVFLSIIGSIQLFDLVWVMTAGGPNHSSETMAISMFQFGFKRYQVGYASAISVVMFMISLVFSLFYQRHVLRRDLSGAVTSGGDR
- a CDS encoding extracellular solute-binding protein, whose amino-acid sequence is MASTLPSRRSFLALSGLTALSVSMAAACGVDDSGGKPSADGTVSFEWWNIATTEPGKSLFPQISSAFTSAHPKITIKTTSLENEAFKSKLTASTSSGKLPDVFQTWGGGVLQQQVDAGLVEDLTDAFAWSSDLIPVSLQAYQFGGRTYGVPYDVGMVGFWYNKKLFAKAGITAPPATWAEFLEDVRKLKAAGITPIALAGKEKWPGHYYWAYLAMRVAGLPALQRAATTKDFTGAGFVQAGTHLKELVDLQPFQTAFLGAGYATPGGQAATMGNGKAAMELMGQWGPSVQKDAGADLGADLGFFPFPTVDGGAGRITEVFGGGGGFALRKGAPKEAMDFLKFLVLDNESKLLASNGYLPVVKGAESRLTDANKKVVADSLVKATGFQLFLDQAYPPAVGQEVNDSVADLIAGKKTPEQVTRSITEAAKGA
- a CDS encoding glycoside hydrolase yields the protein MKRLTALAAALMFALSSQAAAAPARSGIDFRAELQPIDGFGFSMAFQRADLLHGARGLSPAKQREVLDLLLSKDKGAGLSILRLGIGSSTDRVYDHMPTILPADPGGPDAAPTYVWDGWDGGQVWLAKEAKAYGVKRFFADAWSAPAFMKTNGSENDGGELLPEWRQAYANYLVQYAKFYQREGIGITDLGFTNEPDWTATYASMRFTPQQAVEFLKVLGPTLRVSGLKTEPVCCDAAGWDRQAAYTEAIEADPEADRLVRTVTGHRYSGPTDVPQPTDQHVWMSEWSPDGSTWNENWDDGSGYDGLTVAADIQNTLTVGNANAYVYWTGASLGATRGLIQLANPGDGYRVSKRYWALAAFSRFIRPGAVRVPVTNTDPALKITAFRNADGSRVIEILNTSTTQSTAEFSLRGGHDRHPDGFVTDETRSITPSDIVSTHGTTLTAKLAPRALTTVVLD
- a CDS encoding endo-1,4-beta-xylanase, with the translated sequence MPMSRNLAALAAAVCLAAGLAAAPAAAEPHPRTLGDLAEQHHKYFGSATDNPEFTDAAYLKLLGSEFGQTTPGNAMKWYATEPQRGVFDFTAGDEVVAFAKAHHQKVRGHTLVWHNQLPAWLTEGTWTADELRAVLKKHIQTEVRHYKGQVIHWDVVNEAFNEDGTYRETLFYKTLGPGYIADALRWAHEADRHAKLYLNDYNVDGIGPKSDAYHTLIKQLKADGVPVEGFGIQGHLALQYGFPADVRQNLQRFADLGVEVAITELDIRMTLPATPEKLATQATWYADYVKACLAVKKCVGVTIWDYTDKYSWIPSVFPGEGAALPYDENLLPKPAYHAIKEVLGG